A single region of the Fenollaria sporofastidiosus genome encodes:
- the rpmG gene encoding 50S ribosomal protein L33, with translation MREKVVLACTECNQRNYTTKKNKKNTTERIELQKYCKFCKKHTAHKETK, from the coding sequence ATGAGAGAAAAGGTCGTATTAGCTTGTACAGAATGCAATCAAAGAAATTACACAACAAAGAAGAATAAAAAGAACACAACAGAAAGAATTGAACTTCAAAAGTATTGCAAGTTCTGCAAGAAACACACAGCACATAAGGAAACAAAATAA
- a CDS encoding C39 family peptidase, whose amino-acid sequence MRYIDPDSKTYKRRSAKRSGRRRKRSKARRLVFFVVVLLALYLVFGRNILKRAYNRLYSFVERSSLARLIVPSPYTTIKMDTNEKYAGLGQEKTSGDGYFTKFTTVDANKKTYIEYKQNIDPWKNNDYWNGNMEDYGCGITAMSIVLSGYGQNLTPEDLRTKYYPRLDYAKLSKELKSYGVDNTDFYFDAKSLSSESIINHLKTNRPVIVCIWNKPEENRFTSKSHYMVLLAATDDGKVYISNPNGGENDYRSSGWYYIDEILPYLAKAMYITSY is encoded by the coding sequence ATGCGTTATATTGACCCCGATAGTAAAACATATAAAAGGAGAAGTGCTAAACGCAGCGGCAGAAGAAGAAAGAGAAGCAAAGCTAGAAGATTAGTCTTCTTCGTCGTTGTGCTTCTAGCCTTATACCTAGTCTTTGGAAGAAATATTTTAAAAAGAGCCTACAATAGACTCTACTCCTTTGTAGAAAGGTCGAGCCTTGCTAGACTCATAGTTCCTAGCCCATACACAACTATAAAAATGGATACTAACGAAAAGTACGCAGGACTTGGTCAAGAAAAAACTTCCGGCGATGGATATTTCACAAAGTTCACAACAGTGGATGCTAATAAAAAAACTTATATTGAGTATAAACAAAATATCGACCCGTGGAAGAATAATGATTATTGGAACGGCAATATGGAAGACTACGGCTGTGGCATCACAGCTATGTCCATAGTTTTGTCTGGCTACGGTCAAAATCTTACGCCAGAAGACTTAAGGACAAAGTACTACCCTCGCCTTGATTATGCCAAGCTTTCAAAAGAGCTAAAAAGCTATGGCGTAGACAACACAGACTTTTATTTCGATGCAAAATCTTTATCAAGTGAGAGCATCATTAATCATCTTAAAACGAATAGGCCTGTTATAGTATGCATATGGAACAAGCCTGAAGAGAACCGCTTCACGAGTAAGTCACACTACATGGTGCTCTTAGCAGCAACAGATGATGGCAAAGTCTACATCTCAAACCCCAACGGCGGCGAAAACGACTACAGAAGCTCAGGCTGGTACTACATCGACGAGATACTTCCTTACCTAGCCAAGGCGATGTACATCACATCTTATTAA
- a CDS encoding Mini-ribonuclease 3, translating to MGKDLDITELFGIEYSDAEINEMSPIRLAYIGDAVYELFVRYYIAKEPLKAYELQKLSTKYVSAYAQRDAFEKIKEDLTEDELYVFKRARNHKSHKAPKNTDNSAYKVSTGFEALIAYLFLKKDYTRLLDLVKKCLED from the coding sequence ATGGGAAAGGATCTAGATATAACAGAGCTTTTCGGCATAGAGTACTCTGATGCCGAGATAAACGAGATGAGCCCTATAAGGCTTGCCTACATTGGCGACGCTGTCTACGAGCTCTTCGTGCGCTACTACATTGCGAAAGAACCGCTAAAGGCGTACGAGCTGCAAAAGCTATCGACAAAGTATGTAAGTGCCTATGCGCAAAGAGATGCCTTTGAGAAAATTAAGGAAGATCTCACGGAAGACGAGCTTTATGTATTTAAAAGAGCCAGAAACCACAAGTCACACAAGGCACCTAAGAACACAGACAACAGTGCATACAAGGTATCAACAGGCTTTGAAGCTCTCATTGCATATCTGTTTTTGAAGAAAGACTACACTAGACTACTAGATTTAGTTAAGAAATGTTTGGAGGATTAA
- the rlmB gene encoding 23S rRNA (guanosine(2251)-2'-O)-methyltransferase RlmB, which yields MEEQYIYGRNPVMELLKNDRAIDKLYVQKGELKGSIGRILSLANEHGIIVQRVEREKLDSLSKGEVHQGVVAFTAGFEYKTLEDGFKLAEEKGEDPFFVILDGIEDTHNLGAIIRTAECAGVHAVIIPKRRSAMVNETVYKASAGAVDNMLVVNVTNLNQTINELKERNVWIYGLDMDGEKYTKANLLGPVALVVGSEGKGLSDLVRKNCDAIISLPMFGKTNSLNASNAAAIAMYEILRQKDEKEKA from the coding sequence TTGGAAGAACAATATATATACGGAAGAAATCCCGTTATGGAACTTTTGAAAAATGATAGAGCCATCGACAAATTATATGTGCAAAAGGGCGAGCTAAAAGGCTCTATAGGTAGAATACTAAGCCTTGCGAATGAACATGGCATCATAGTTCAAAGAGTAGAGAGAGAAAAGCTTGACTCACTATCAAAGGGCGAGGTGCATCAAGGAGTCGTTGCATTCACAGCAGGCTTCGAATATAAAACATTGGAAGATGGCTTTAAGCTTGCAGAAGAAAAGGGCGAGGATCCATTTTTCGTAATCTTAGATGGCATAGAAGACACACACAACCTTGGCGCCATCATCAGAACAGCTGAGTGCGCAGGAGTGCACGCAGTCATCATACCAAAGAGAAGGTCAGCCATGGTTAATGAAACAGTTTACAAGGCATCAGCAGGCGCAGTTGACAACATGCTAGTCGTAAACGTGACAAACCTTAACCAAACCATAAACGAGCTTAAGGAAAGAAACGTTTGGATCTACGGCCTTGATATGGACGGAGAAAAGTACACAAAGGCAAACCTATTAGGCCCGGTTGCACTAGTAGTTGGCTCAGAAGGCAAGGGGCTTTCGGACTTAGTAAGAAAGAACTGCGACGCTATCATTAGCCTACCTATGTTTGGCAAAACAAACTCACTAAACGCATCAAATGCGGCAGCTATTGCCATGTATGAAATCTTAAGACAAAAGGATGAAAAAGAAAAAGCTTAG
- the rplJ gene encoding 50S ribosomal protein L10 encodes MKEHVLEQKKQVVQEIKEKLEKSESVVLMDYKGLNVADVTDLRKQCRENNVEYKVYKNTMLRFALHEIGVEGLDEYLEGTNAVAFAYDDPSSAAKVAYKFAKGNDKLEIKVGLVNKDIFGLDQLKQLSELPSKEVLIAQVLGGLNGPIQGFANVLNGTMKGLVVALNQIAEQKAKEA; translated from the coding sequence GTGAAAGAACATGTTTTAGAACAAAAGAAACAAGTAGTTCAAGAAATTAAAGAAAAACTTGAAAAATCAGAATCCGTAGTTCTTATGGACTACAAAGGATTAAACGTTGCAGACGTTACAGACCTTAGAAAACAATGCAGAGAAAACAACGTAGAGTACAAAGTATACAAAAACACAATGCTTAGATTTGCTCTACACGAAATCGGCGTTGAAGGACTAGACGAGTACTTGGAAGGAACAAATGCAGTAGCATTTGCATACGACGACCCAAGCTCAGCTGCAAAAGTAGCATACAAGTTTGCAAAAGGAAACGACAAACTTGAAATCAAAGTTGGTTTAGTTAACAAAGACATCTTTGGACTTGATCAATTAAAACAATTATCAGAACTACCATCGAAGGAAGTTCTTATCGCACAAGTACTTGGTGGCTTAAACGGACCAATCCAAGGCTTTGCCAATGTATTAAATGGAACTATGAAGGGCTTAGTTGTAGCTCTTAACCAAATTGCTGAACAAAAAGCAAAAGAAGCATAA
- a CDS encoding NYN domain-containing protein — protein MKKKKLRQILFVDGYNIINSWEHLRDRKEESLEAARDELENILEEYMRYNKERIILVYDGHLIKGNQGEKKIVKGLEIVFTKENITADSYIEREVANMPYGYRIRVATSDLAEQSLIFQRGASRLSSRELAIEIENSKRTQKRISKKINMINNMKISGIDETELEKLKDLNL, from the coding sequence ATGAAAAAGAAAAAGCTTAGGCAGATACTCTTTGTTGATGGCTACAACATCATCAACTCTTGGGAGCATTTGAGAGATAGAAAGGAAGAGTCGCTAGAGGCAGCTCGCGATGAATTAGAGAACATCCTAGAAGAGTACATGCGCTACAACAAAGAACGCATCATACTAGTCTACGACGGTCACCTCATTAAAGGCAATCAAGGCGAAAAGAAAATAGTCAAGGGTCTTGAGATAGTTTTTACTAAAGAGAATATTACAGCAGACTCATATATCGAAAGAGAAGTTGCGAATATGCCATATGGCTATAGAATCAGAGTCGCAACCAGTGACCTTGCAGAGCAGAGCCTCATCTTTCAAAGAGGCGCTTCAAGACTTAGCTCTAGAGAGCTTGCAATAGAGATAGAGAACTCAAAGCGAACACAAAAGAGAATTTCGAAGAAGATTAACATGATAAACAATATGAAGATATCCGGCATCGATGAGACAGAACTAGAAAAGCTAAAAGATTTAAATTTATAA
- a CDS encoding GNAT family N-acetyltransferase produces MIRKAKKDDIESIMPIYEEAKAKMRAEGNMKQWSDKYPDEEALLTDIARGDLYVAEGPEGVYGVFMLSYAGEETYEVIDGAWLNDERYAVIHRIASKGRGTHLLRDAVNYAMRTVDNVRIDTHEDNKTMCMLLKKLGFAYTGIIYLKSGDERRAYQLVKSE; encoded by the coding sequence ATGATTAGAAAGGCAAAGAAGGACGATATAGAGAGTATCATGCCTATATACGAGGAAGCGAAGGCGAAGATGCGTGCTGAGGGCAATATGAAGCAGTGGAGTGATAAATACCCTGACGAAGAGGCGCTACTTACTGACATAGCAAGGGGAGACTTGTATGTAGCTGAGGGCCCTGAGGGCGTGTACGGGGTTTTCATGCTGAGCTACGCGGGCGAGGAGACGTATGAAGTGATTGATGGCGCGTGGCTTAATGATGAAAGATACGCGGTTATTCACAGGATAGCGAGCAAGGGTAGGGGCACTCACTTGCTTAGGGACGCTGTTAACTATGCGATGAGGACGGTGGACAATGTGCGCATTGACACTCACGAAGATAACAAGACCATGTGCATGCTGCTAAAGAAATTGGGCTTTGCATACACTGGCATCATTTATCTAAAAAGCGGCGACGAGAGAAGGGCGTATCAACTAGTAAAAAGTGAATAA
- the secE gene encoding preprotein translocase subunit SecE, whose product MEKKGKTGTFLKGVKAEMRKVIWPSKKDLTNYTLVVIGISVAVAALVYLIDLGIGALFKLFIK is encoded by the coding sequence ATGGAAAAGAAAGGTAAAACAGGTACATTCTTAAAAGGCGTTAAAGCTGAAATGAGAAAAGTTATTTGGCCTAGTAAAAAGGATTTAACTAATTACACATTAGTTGTAATTGGAATTAGCGTTGCAGTAGCAGCATTAGTTTACCTTATTGACCTGGGAATTGGTGCATTATTTAAACTATTTATTAAATAA
- a CDS encoding S-layer homology domain-containing protein, with the protein MKKKFILALLAFVLLCTFTNKTDAQTFTDVAKHWAKPYIEYTSNLGYFTGYQDGTFKPNKKITRAEFVTILAKLKGFDNQDYILQSQDVVPNDWFSAYLNDLVALGLIKNGIYFDGSALITRDEAFGLLGQLFPNKTPQANLTFNDSKLVKRVRDFCILKDMGIVRGDNKNKVNPASPLSRAEVASLIYNMQTKNIFIDRDELNHAKENNLFNFDFNVVGLRENYNVGAANDLNNMIDEFKQNLFNFMDNDTNTTQENNVQNQSEISQKSELEKARESKDFVNSYEEALEKLRVALRNREETFTFTYNPYAYKSKYSSAFLATDAVKFKEHFGAVPKSYSESGNKVTLKYEYPVSKDELETYLSQIDDMVRELNGRSDYDKVKYIHDWIVNKTKYAYDQYKSGNYELQNGLNVYSPISIFKYGIAICQGYAETFELLAKEVGLKSQLISGEANNSSGWGGHAWNLVEIDGRLYHIDTTWDDPVSSSGRDMLRYKYFLIDDREMSKDHRWNESKYPSANSGCLNDGLDKNGFGDRYKSNDRYDYRYDDYRYDNGYDNRYKYRYDD; encoded by the coding sequence ATGAAGAAAAAATTTATACTCGCATTGCTAGCATTTGTACTTCTTTGCACATTCACTAATAAGACAGACGCACAAACATTTACCGATGTAGCAAAGCATTGGGCAAAACCATATATAGAGTACACATCGAATCTTGGATACTTCACAGGATACCAAGACGGTACATTCAAACCGAACAAAAAGATTACAAGAGCAGAGTTCGTAACGATACTTGCAAAACTAAAAGGTTTTGACAATCAAGACTACATTCTTCAGTCACAAGATGTTGTTCCAAACGATTGGTTCTCAGCATATTTAAATGATTTGGTAGCCTTAGGACTTATAAAAAATGGAATTTACTTTGATGGCAGTGCTTTGATTACAAGAGACGAAGCTTTTGGACTACTTGGGCAATTATTTCCAAATAAAACGCCGCAAGCAAATTTAACATTTAACGATAGTAAGCTAGTTAAACGTGTGAGAGATTTTTGCATTTTAAAAGACATGGGCATCGTTAGAGGAGATAACAAAAATAAAGTTAATCCAGCAAGTCCACTTTCGAGAGCTGAAGTCGCAAGTCTTATATATAATATGCAAACAAAAAACATCTTCATAGATAGGGACGAATTAAATCATGCTAAAGAAAACAATCTTTTTAATTTCGATTTTAACGTAGTAGGATTAAGAGAAAACTACAATGTTGGAGCAGCGAACGACCTTAACAATATGATAGATGAATTTAAACAAAATCTCTTTAATTTTATGGATAACGATACAAATACTACACAAGAAAATAATGTGCAAAACCAAAGTGAGATATCCCAAAAAAGTGAACTTGAAAAAGCTCGTGAATCAAAAGATTTTGTAAACTCATATGAAGAAGCTCTAGAAAAACTAAGAGTAGCACTTAGAAACCGTGAAGAGACATTTACATTCACATACAACCCATATGCATACAAGAGTAAGTACTCAAGTGCTTTCTTAGCAACCGATGCAGTAAAATTCAAAGAACACTTTGGAGCCGTACCCAAAAGCTATAGCGAAAGCGGTAATAAAGTAACACTAAAGTATGAGTATCCAGTATCAAAAGATGAACTAGAGACGTATCTAAGCCAAATCGATGATATGGTTCGCGAGCTTAATGGCAGAAGCGACTACGACAAAGTAAAGTATATACATGACTGGATAGTTAATAAGACAAAATATGCCTACGATCAATACAAATCAGGTAACTATGAACTTCAAAACGGACTCAACGTCTACTCACCTATATCAATATTCAAGTACGGCATCGCAATTTGTCAAGGATATGCGGAAACTTTTGAGCTACTTGCTAAAGAAGTTGGATTAAAATCGCAATTAATAAGTGGCGAGGCAAATAACTCTTCAGGCTGGGGCGGACACGCTTGGAACTTAGTTGAGATTGATGGAAGGCTTTATCATATAGATACTACGTGGGACGACCCTGTTTCAAGCAGTGGAAGAGATATGCTTAGGTATAAGTATTTTCTTATAGACGATAGAGAGATGTCAAAAGATCACAGGTGGAACGAAAGTAAGTATCCAAGTGCAAACAGCGGCTGTTTAAACGATGGCCTTGATAAAAATGGCTTTGGTGATCGCTACAAGTCAAACGACAGATATGACTATAGATACGATGACTATAGATATGACAACGGCTATGACAACAGATATAAATACAGATATGACGACTAA
- the nusG gene encoding transcription termination/antitermination protein NusG — protein sequence MSDLDLNENKATSIDLSDREADAQWYVIHTYSGYENKVKATIEKMIVNRGTADGVFKVEVPTEEYVEKKDGVKKIKSRKIFPSYVLVKMIINDKSWYLVRNTRGVTGFVGPQSKPIPLTEKELYNLGVHTKSIIDDTKKDINYKHGDHLAVTDGPFKGFEAVVDSVNEDAGTIKCSVNMFGRDTLVEFEYYQVSPITK from the coding sequence ATGAGTGATTTAGATTTAAACGAAAACAAAGCTACATCTATCGATTTATCAGATAGAGAAGCAGATGCCCAATGGTATGTAATCCATACGTATTCAGGATATGAAAACAAGGTAAAAGCTACAATTGAAAAGATGATAGTTAATCGTGGCACAGCTGACGGAGTGTTTAAAGTTGAAGTGCCTACAGAAGAATACGTAGAAAAAAAGGATGGCGTCAAAAAAATCAAATCCAGAAAGATATTCCCAAGCTACGTGCTAGTCAAGATGATTATCAACGATAAATCATGGTATCTAGTAAGAAATACCAGAGGAGTAACAGGTTTTGTTGGACCACAATCAAAACCAATACCATTAACAGAGAAAGAACTTTATAACCTAGGCGTTCATACAAAGTCGATAATCGACGATACAAAGAAAGACATAAACTACAAACACGGAGACCACCTAGCCGTTACAGACGGACCGTTCAAGGGTTTCGAAGCAGTTGTAGATTCAGTCAACGAAGACGCAGGAACAATAAAGTGTTCTGTTAATATGTTCGGTAGGGACACACTAGTAGAGTTTGAATACTACCAAGTAAGCCCTATCACTAAATAG
- the rplA gene encoding 50S ribosomal protein L1 produces the protein MAKRGKKYQDSLKEFDRQEYFDAKDAIGLVVKLAKAKFDETVELHCRLGVDSRYADQQVRGAVVLPHGTGKTKKVLVIAKADKQEEAKQAGADYVGAEDMVEKIQKENWFDFDVIVATPDTMGLIGRLGKVLGPKGLMPNPKSGTVTFELEKAIKDIKAGKVEYRLDKANIIHCPIGKVSFGPEKLGENFDAIMSAIIKAKPAAAKGKYLRSVTLTSTMGPGVRVNSSKITE, from the coding sequence ATGGCAAAAAGAGGTAAAAAATACCAAGACAGTTTAAAAGAATTCGATAGACAAGAATACTTTGACGCAAAAGATGCCATCGGTCTAGTAGTTAAACTAGCAAAGGCTAAATTTGACGAAACTGTTGAACTACACTGCAGATTAGGTGTTGACTCAAGATATGCAGACCAACAAGTAAGAGGCGCAGTAGTACTACCACACGGTACAGGTAAAACTAAAAAAGTTTTAGTTATCGCAAAGGCAGACAAACAAGAAGAAGCTAAACAAGCAGGCGCAGACTATGTTGGAGCAGAAGACATGGTTGAAAAGATTCAAAAAGAAAACTGGTTCGACTTCGACGTTATCGTTGCAACACCAGATACTATGGGTCTTATCGGTAGACTAGGTAAGGTACTAGGACCTAAGGGCTTAATGCCAAACCCTAAGTCAGGAACAGTTACATTCGAACTTGAAAAGGCAATCAAAGATATCAAAGCTGGTAAAGTAGAATATCGTTTAGACAAAGCAAACATTATTCACTGCCCTATCGGAAAAGTATCATTCGGCCCTGAAAAGCTTGGAGAAAACTTTGACGCTATCATGTCAGCTATCATCAAAGCTAAACCAGCTGCAGCAAAAGGAAAGTATTTAAGATCAGTTACACTTACATCGACTATGGGTCCTGGAGTAAGAGTAAACAGCTCAAAAATTACTGAATAA
- the rplL gene encoding 50S ribosomal protein L7/L12 has protein sequence MMSEKVTNLIEEVKSLTVLELSELVKALEEEFGVSAAAPVAVAAAPAAGGAAPAAEEKTDFDVVLEEAGAEKIKVIKVVREITGLGLKEAKDLVDGAPKTIKEAAPKAEADEMKKKLEEVGAKVTLK, from the coding sequence ATAATGTCAGAAAAAGTTACAAATTTAATTGAAGAAGTAAAATCACTTACAGTATTAGAATTATCAGAACTAGTTAAAGCACTAGAAGAAGAATTCGGAGTATCAGCAGCAGCACCAGTTGCAGTTGCAGCAGCACCAGCAGCAGGCGGAGCAGCTCCAGCAGCAGAAGAAAAAACAGATTTCGACGTTGTTCTTGAAGAAGCAGGCGCTGAAAAGATTAAAGTTATCAAAGTAGTTAGAGAAATCACTGGCCTAGGCTTAAAAGAAGCTAAAGACCTAGTAGATGGCGCTCCTAAGACAATCAAAGAAGCTGCACCAAAGGCAGAAGCTGACGAAATGAAGAAGAAACTTGAAGAAGTTGGAGCAAAAGTTACATTAAAGTAA
- the cysS gene encoding cysteine--tRNA ligase, producing MIKLHNTLSGLVEEFKPINDTKVNFYCCGPTVYNDIHVGNARPLVVFDTVRRFLIFMGYDVKYVFNFTDVDDKIINKANESGITSNEVAEKYIERFKEVATRLGIYDYRNINPRATEHMDEIIDFIKGLIEKGAAYESDGDVYFDTTKAKDYGKLSKKNIDDLISGLRVDINEKKKNPLDFALWKKAKPNEPHWASPWSDGRPGWHIECSAMSRAILGDTLDIHAGGSDLEFPHHENEIQQSEALTGKPFAKYWLHNGMVNVDGKKMSKSLGNFILLKALLDDYDKDTVRFFILSTHYRKPMNFTKEGMEGAKNSIKRIHNALKRLEAIKDTGKKASDEIIKDVDNEVAGFIAAMSDDFNTADALTRIFNIVKIINKLGDDDYESAKYIEAKLNDLLRVLGLDDSEAVMKEDESDASLGEDEDKIKKMIDERNEARANKDYAKADKIRDDLLAMGIKIIDSKDGQRWERI from the coding sequence ATGATTAAATTACACAACACACTAAGTGGTTTAGTAGAAGAATTCAAACCTATAAACGATACTAAGGTGAACTTTTATTGTTGTGGTCCTACTGTTTATAACGATATACATGTAGGCAATGCCAGACCTTTAGTTGTATTTGATACAGTTAGAAGATTTTTGATATTCATGGGCTACGACGTAAAGTATGTTTTTAACTTCACTGACGTAGACGACAAGATAATTAATAAAGCGAACGAAAGTGGCATCACTTCAAACGAAGTTGCTGAAAAGTACATTGAACGCTTCAAAGAAGTTGCTACTAGACTAGGCATATATGACTATCGTAACATCAACCCAAGAGCGACTGAGCATATGGACGAGATCATAGACTTCATCAAGGGTCTTATCGAGAAAGGCGCTGCTTATGAGTCCGATGGAGATGTCTACTTCGACACTACTAAGGCGAAGGACTACGGCAAGCTTTCAAAGAAGAACATAGACGACCTTATCTCAGGCTTAAGAGTTGATATAAATGAAAAGAAGAAGAATCCACTAGACTTTGCTCTATGGAAGAAGGCTAAACCAAACGAACCGCACTGGGCATCACCATGGTCAGACGGTAGACCTGGCTGGCACATTGAGTGCTCGGCTATGAGTAGGGCGATACTAGGAGATACGCTTGATATACATGCTGGCGGTAGCGACCTAGAGTTTCCTCATCATGAGAATGAAATTCAGCAAAGTGAGGCTCTAACAGGTAAGCCATTCGCTAAGTATTGGTTACACAACGGCATGGTCAATGTCGATGGCAAGAAGATGAGTAAGTCACTAGGCAATTTCATCTTGCTTAAAGCTTTGCTTGATGACTACGACAAGGATACTGTTAGGTTCTTTATACTATCGACTCACTACAGAAAGCCTATGAACTTTACAAAAGAAGGCATGGAAGGCGCAAAGAACTCGATTAAGAGGATACACAACGCTCTTAAGAGGCTTGAAGCCATTAAGGATACAGGCAAAAAAGCCTCAGACGAGATTATCAAAGACGTTGATAATGAAGTAGCAGGCTTTATTGCAGCTATGAGCGATGACTTCAACACTGCGGACGCACTTACAAGGATTTTTAACATAGTTAAGATCATAAACAAGCTTGGAGACGACGACTACGAAAGCGCGAAGTACATCGAAGCAAAGCTAAACGATTTATTAAGAGTTCTAGGTCTTGACGATAGCGAAGCCGTAATGAAAGAAGATGAGTCAGATGCATCACTTGGCGAAGATGAAGACAAGATTAAAAAGATGATAGACGAAAGAAACGAAGCAAGAGCAAATAAAGATTATGCTAAGGCAGACAAGATCAGAGATGACTTACTAGCTATGGGCATAAAGATTATAGATAGCAAAGACGGACAAAGATGGGAAAGGATCTAG
- the rplK gene encoding 50S ribosomal protein L11: MAKKVSAIVKLQIPAGKATPAPPVGTALGPHGVNIMQFTKEFNAKTQDKVGLIIPVVLTVYQDRSFTFITKTPPAPVLIKKALNIQSGSGEPNKKKVAKLTKDQVKEIAELKMPDLNAASVEAAMSMVAGTARSMGVEVEE; this comes from the coding sequence ATGGCAAAAAAAGTTAGTGCAATTGTCAAACTTCAAATACCGGCTGGAAAAGCTACACCTGCACCACCGGTAGGAACTGCACTTGGACCACACGGCGTAAATATTATGCAATTTACAAAGGAGTTCAATGCTAAGACTCAAGATAAAGTAGGTCTAATTATACCAGTTGTTTTAACAGTATATCAAGACAGATCATTTACTTTTATCACAAAGACACCACCAGCTCCAGTATTGATCAAGAAAGCTCTTAACATTCAAAGCGGTTCAGGCGAACCAAACAAGAAGAAAGTAGCAAAACTTACAAAAGATCAAGTTAAGGAGATCGCAGAATTGAAGATGCCAGACTTAAATGCAGCAAGTGTAGAAGCAGCTATGAGCATGGTTGCTGGAACTGCAAGAAGTATGGGCGTTGAAGTAGAAGAGTAA